The proteins below are encoded in one region of Phaseolus vulgaris cultivar G19833 chromosome 1, P. vulgaris v2.0, whole genome shotgun sequence:
- the LOC137815723 gene encoding uncharacterized protein, whose amino-acid sequence MQQVLEIMWGLQDDMAESKMEQERMQADLEASHVRNEDLRRVNEELRRGLRNNQGQREHDEMENLTPPREFSTPFSQEILDAAIPNTFAWPKAIFTGMEDPEAHLTAFHTQMVLVGGSDAARCKLFMSTLTGMAMDWFISLPNGHITSFRQLSQLFREQYLANKALPPVSYDLFDVKQYQGETLKEYINRFGAQVVKVGTSEEPMIVYAFRKGVCPGPFCESIIRNRPRTFAEIRRRAVEHIASEGEVCEKRTSIVPSRPMVQTRIQPVRVNETMTGRKKPEGRRPYETRKPQPRGPTGGDRPARERARPARYNFVVELKDRFKILKN is encoded by the coding sequence atgcagcaggtcctggagataatgtgGGGGCTGCAGGATGATATGGCAGAATCGAAGATggaacaagaacgcatgcaggcggatctcgaagcctcgcatgtgAGGAACGAAGATCTCCGCCGCgttaatgaggagttgcgccggggtctgAGGAACAATCAGGGGCAACGcgaacatgacgagatggagaacctcACCCCGCcgagggagttttccactcccttctcgcaggagattctggatgcggcgatccccaacacgttcgcgTGGCCCAAAGCGattttcactgggatggaggaccccgaggcgcatctcactgcgttccacacgcagatggtattagtaggcggctccgatgccgcgaggtgcaagctcttcatgagcacgttGACAGGGATGgcaatggactggttcatcagccttccaaatggccatatcacctcctttcgGCAGTTGTCGCAGCTGTTTAGGGAGCAATACTTGGCAAACAAGGCCctgccgccggtctcctacgatttgtttgatgtgaagcagtatcaaggggagaccctaaaggaatacatcaaccgcttcggggcccaggtggtGAAAGTTGGTACGTCAgaggagcccatgattgtgtacgccttcaggaaaggcgtgtgtcccggccctttttgcgaatctattattcgcaatcgcccaaggacttttgctgaaatTCGGCGTCGGGCGGTGGAGCATATCGCTTCCGAAGGAGAAGTGTGTGAGAAGCGAACCAGCATAGTGCCCTCCCGCCCGATGGTGCAGACGCGGATTCAGCCCGTCAGGGTAAACGAGACCAtgacgggaaggaagaagccGGAGGGGAGGCGCCCCTACGAAACCAGAaaaccccagccccggggtccaacaggaggcgatcgcccggctaGGGAGAGGGCaaggccggcgagatacaactttgtagtggagttgaaggacaggttcaagattttgaagaactaa